One window from the genome of Amycolatopsis sp. NBC_01480 encodes:
- a CDS encoding GlsB/YeaQ/YmgE family stress response membrane protein: MGFFTWIIFGALVGWIANIVVGGADRQRQGCLVSVLVGVLGAALGGFIYQLATGEHQRFGFDFPSFGVAILGAIVLLAILRLVRSAGRNRDRDRL; this comes from the coding sequence ATGGGCTTCTTCACCTGGATCATCTTCGGCGCGCTGGTCGGCTGGATCGCGAACATCGTGGTCGGCGGCGCGGACCGGCAGCGTCAGGGCTGCCTGGTCAGCGTGTTGGTCGGGGTGCTCGGCGCGGCCCTGGGCGGCTTCATCTACCAGCTCGCCACCGGCGAGCACCAGCGGTTCGGGTTCGACTTCCCCAGCTTCGGCGTCGCCATCCTGGGCGCGATCGTGCTGCTGGCGATCCTGCGACTGGTCCGGTCCGCGGGCCGGAACCGCGACCGTGACCGTTTGTAA